A stretch of Ranitomeya variabilis isolate aRanVar5 chromosome 3, aRanVar5.hap1, whole genome shotgun sequence DNA encodes these proteins:
- the FMOD gene encoding fibromodulin encodes MKFLAIILLVSLCEVSWSQYYEYDSHWWISYLHSQQYSYGPSYDYDPDPPRTSVSDCPQECECPPSFPTALYCDGRNLKYLPYVPSRVKYAYFQSNQITAIPDGAFDNATGLVWLALHGNQILSDKVGRKIFSKLRGLERLYMQNNNLTRIPSGLPRSLRELHLSSNQINRVPANALEGLENLTALYLHENQIQEVGNSLKGLKSLVHLDLSNNQLRKLPDSLPDSLVQMYLEYNQMSSVPNDYFKAYPKLQYVRISHNRLTSDGLPGTTFNMSSLVELDLSYNQLHRIPPVNTNLQHLYLQGNQIAEFTVKSFCTHVDITTFSRLQILRLDGNEIESNNIPPDTPLCLRNADIINM; translated from the exons ATGAAGTTCCTTGCTATCATTCTTTTGGTCTCCCTCTGTGAAGTCTCATGGTCACAATATTATGAATATGATTCTCATTGGTGGATTTCTTATTTGCACAGTCAGCAGTACAGCTATGGTCCCTCTTATGATTATGATCCAGATCCCCCAAGGACATCTGTCAGTGACTGTCCGCAGGAGTGTGAGTGCCCCCCAAGTTTTCCCACTGCTTTGTATTGTGATGGACGCAATCTGAAATATTTGCCCTATGTTCCATCTCGTGTTAAATATGCCTATTTTCAGAGCAATCAGATTACTGCTATTCCAGATGGTGCCTTTGACAACGCCACAGGACTAGTGTGGCTGGCTCTGCATGGGAACCAGATTTTAAGTGATAAAGTTGGCAGAAAGATTTTCTCCAAACTTCGAGGGCTGGAAAGACTTTATATGCAAAACAATAATTTGACCCGCATTCCTAGTGGCCTGCCTCGTTCACTCCGTGAACTACACCTGTCTTCGAATCAGATAAACCGAGTTCCCGCTAATGCACTGGAAGGGTTGGAAAATCTAACTGCTCTCTACCTTCATgaaaaccagattcaagaagtgGGAAACTCACTGAAAGGTCTGAAGTCTTTGGTGCACCTGGACCTTAGCAACAATCAGCTACGTAAACTACCAGATTCCCTTCCAGATTCTCTGGTGCAGATGTATTTAGAATATAATCAAATGAGCTCCGTGCCAAATGATTATTTCAAAGCTTACCCAAAACTACAGTATGTTAGAATATCACATAATCGACTTACCAGTGATGGGTTGCCTGGAACCACATTCAATATGAGTAGCCTTGTGGAACTTGACCTCTCTTATAACCAACTGCATCGTATACCACCAGTTAACACCAACTTGCAGCACCTGTACTTACAAGGGAACCAGATTGCAG AATTTACAGTCAAAAGTTTCTGCACACATGTGGATATCACCACCTTCTCTCGGCTGCAAATTTTACGTCTGGATGG